From Negativicutes bacterium:
CCCTTTTCAAAATCACCACTCCCAATACCAGCATGTACTCTAAAACCCAATGGTAAACCTTTGCTGACAACAGCAAAGGTACTTCTTTCGCTTTTTCCTGTCAAATCATTGATCCCCACTGCTAGTCCTGGAGTTAACACAGTCTCACTAAGTAAAACGTATTTCACATTAAATTTATTAATCTGTTCAATGTCGTGCTTTTCATTAGCAAAACTAACTTCTAATTTTTCAGCAAGCCCATAGCCCATATTTCTTATCTTTACATCATCAGCAGAATATATTCCTATGCCAAAGCTTTCTTTTTTTACCACATCTGCTGTCGGTAGCTCCAGCAAACCCGTAGCTCCATTTAAGCTTGGCTGTGCCAGCCCCCAATTATTTTGGCAAAAATACAATAACAATAAAGCTGTGAAAATTTTTTTAAACATAATACCCTACTTACTTTCTAACTCTGCTAATCTTTTTTCTAATTCTTTTATTTTCTTCAACATATCTGGAACTTTATTAACGCCAGCCTTAGTTCTTAACCATTCTTTATGAGGTTTAGCCGGGAAACCGGCATAGAAAGAATTAGCTGGTACATCATTAATTGGCGCAGATCTTGCTGCAAAAACAGTATTATCACCAATCTTAATATGTCCCACACAACCACATTGTCCGGCAAAAGTTACATTACTGCCCACAATAGTACTACCGGCAATACCAGTTTGTGCGACTACTAGACCATTTTCACCAATGACCACATTATGTGCAATATGCACTAAATTATCAACCTTAGTGCCACTCTTTATAATAGTGCTACCGGTCGTTGCTCTGTCAATAGCGACATTAGCGCCAATCTCAACATTATCTTCGATAATAACATTGCCCACTTGCGGAACTTTATTATGTTTACCGGCTTGTGTTACAAAGCCGAAACCATCACTACCAATAACCGCTCCGCTGTGAATTATAACAGCATTACCTATTTGAGCTCCCTCACGGACAGTTACATTAGGGTAAATAACAGTATCTTTACCAACAACAGTCTTTTCACCAATAAAAGAATGACTATAAAGCACCGTGTTATCACCAATTTTAACATTATCGGCAATAACTACATACGGCATAATCGCTACATTTTCTCCTAATTCAACATTTTCTCCTAGAATTGCTGTAGGATGAACTTCTTTTTTTATTGTTACAGTAGGCGCAAACAACACTAATAACTTCATAAAGGCCACTCGCGGATTATCAACTTTGATTATATTTTGCTTGAAATCTGTAACATTTCTTTCAACGATAATTGCTCCAGCCTTACTATTTTTAGCAGCCTCTAAATGTGGTTCAACGGCAAAAGTTATAGCTGTAGCTTCAGCATCATTAATATTAGTAACAACAGAAATTATTAGATTTTCATCACCAATTAATTCGCCATTAATTACTTGCGAAATTTCCTTTAATGTCATCTCCATATAGCGAAGTCTCCTTTTACTGCAATTTAGCTATCATTTCATCTGTTACATCCACACCACCTTGCACTGCAACATTCTTTTTAATAATAACCGATAAATTCTTTTCTTTGGCAATTTTTTCAAGATTAGTTTTGATTTCAGTTTCCATTTTACCTGATAAATCTTTTCTTAAAGCTGTAAATTCAGCATCAGCAGCTTGCTT
This genomic window contains:
- the lpxD gene encoding UDP-3-O-(3-hydroxymyristoyl)glucosamine N-acyltransferase, giving the protein MEMTLKEISQVINGELIGDENLIISVVTNINDAEATAITFAVEPHLEAAKNSKAGAIIVERNVTDFKQNIIKVDNPRVAFMKLLVLFAPTVTIKKEVHPTAILGENVELGENVAIMPYVVIADNVKIGDNTVLYSHSFIGEKTVVGKDTVIYPNVTVREGAQIGNAVIIHSGAVIGSDGFGFVTQAGKHNKVPQVGNVIIEDNVEIGANVAIDRATTGSTIIKSGTKVDNLVHIAHNVVIGENGLVVAQTGIAGSTIVGSNVTFAGQCGCVGHIKIGDNTVFAARSAPINDVPANSFYAGFPAKPHKEWLRTKAGVNKVPDMLKKIKELEKRLAELESK
- a CDS encoding YjbH domain-containing protein, giving the protein MFKKIFTALLLLYFCQNNWGLAQPSLNGATGLLELPTADVVKKESFGIGIYSADDVKIRNMGYGLAEKLEVSFANEKHDIEQINKFNVKYVLLSETVLTPGLAVGINDLTGKSERSTFAVVSKGLPLGFRVHAGIGSGDFEKGFVALEKNITPLLGANVFPSTTLLVEYNDNNINYGMRMSIVPDLKLNLGRSDHKTFIGLTYAK